The Lipingzhangella halophila genome segment GCGTGACGGGTTGGCGGCGCTCGGGATCGACGCCGAGGACCTGGCCACGATCGTGGTCACACACATCCACCTGGACCACGCGGGCGGGACGGGCGACGTGGCGAGCATGTTCCCCAACGCCGAGATCGTGGTGCACGAACGCGGCGCCCGGCACCTGGCCGACCCTTCGCGTCTCATGAGCAGCGCCCGTTCGGTCTGGGGGGACCAGCTCGACGTCCTCTTCGGCGGAATGCGACCGACCGAGCCGACCCGGATCCGGTCGGTGGAGCGCACCGGCGAGGTCGACCTCGGTGGCGGGCGCCACCTGGTCTCCCACTACACACCCGGGCACGCGAAGCACCACATGGGGCTCATCGACTCGGTCACCGGGGACCTGTACGTGGGCGACGCGTTGGGCGTGTACAACCCCCACACTGGCGACGTCCGCCCGGCGACGCCGCCACCGGACTTCGACCTGGAGGCCGCTCTGGAGTCGTTGCGCCTGTTCAGCGACATCGCTCCGCAACGCCTGATGTTCTCGCACTTCGGGGCGGTCGACACGGTTGACGAGACCATCGACCGCGCCGCCGAGGAGCTGCGTGTCTGGGTCGAAACGGTCCGCGAGGCCCACGGCAGTGCCGGGGACCTGGACCACGCGGTCGCCATGGTGCGGCAGAACGTCCTGGACCGCTACAGCCCGCCTCCGGACGCCGCCTCCGCCGAGTCGGCGGAGGTGATGGAGGTCCTCAGCGGCGTGCAGAGCAATGTCGCCGGCATCACGCACTGGCTCGACCGGCTGGCCGCCGAGGGCCGCGAGCAGGGGAACTCCTGACCACCTGACGAACACACCGGCCGGGACGTCGCGCTCCGCACCGGCGCAAAACCGTTTCCGGGAGTTCGGGCGCGCGTGGCACTGTTAGCGCGTGTCTACCTCTCGTATCGACGTGCTGCGTTGGCAGTTCGATTTGGTGTGGTCGTTGTTCGAGTA includes the following:
- a CDS encoding MBL fold metallo-hydrolase codes for the protein MHDVSDTAGYPDGITPLGNEVFAIDTRMAGHPGITSSYLIRTERPCVVEVGTAGSAAVLRDGLAALGIDAEDLATIVVTHIHLDHAGGTGDVASMFPNAEIVVHERGARHLADPSRLMSSARSVWGDQLDVLFGGMRPTEPTRIRSVERTGEVDLGGGRHLVSHYTPGHAKHHMGLIDSVTGDLYVGDALGVYNPHTGDVRPATPPPDFDLEAALESLRLFSDIAPQRLMFSHFGAVDTVDETIDRAAEELRVWVETVREAHGSAGDLDHAVAMVRQNVLDRYSPPPDAASAESAEVMEVLSGVQSNVAGITHWLDRLAAEGREQGNS